From one Caminicella sporogenes DSM 14501 genomic stretch:
- a CDS encoding 4-hydroxy-3-methylbut-2-enyl diphosphate reductase has product MNIIVAENSGFCFGVKRAINKTFEASKKNKKKIFTYGPLIHNNQVINKLEKLGINSIEKIEDAKNSILIIRSHGVPLEIYDRAKEYDIELIDTTCPFVRKVQTIAKEYHEKDYQIIIVGNPNHPEVIGINGWCNNEAIIIESIDEANKLSVFDKICVVAQTTITLEKWNSITKKLKEKAREVIEFNTICLATKERQDACAKLAKKADIMIVIGGYHSSNTQKLYNISKKYCKNTIHIETAENLPLNIFNKDDIIGVTAGASTPEWIINDVINKLKEKVGN; this is encoded by the coding sequence TTTCTGTTTTGGTGTAAAGAGAGCTATAAATAAAACTTTTGAAGCATCTAAAAAAAACAAAAAGAAAATATTTACATACGGTCCTTTGATACATAATAATCAAGTTATTAATAAACTAGAAAAATTAGGAATTAATTCTATTGAAAAAATTGAAGATGCAAAGAATTCAATATTAATAATTAGGTCTCATGGAGTTCCTCTTGAAATATACGATAGAGCAAAAGAATATGACATAGAATTAATTGATACAACTTGTCCTTTTGTTAGGAAAGTGCAGACAATTGCTAAAGAATATCATGAAAAAGATTATCAAATAATTATCGTTGGAAATCCAAATCATCCAGAGGTTATAGGAATAAATGGCTGGTGCAATAATGAAGCTATCATAATCGAAAGTATTGATGAAGCAAATAAACTTTCAGTTTTTGATAAAATTTGTGTAGTGGCTCAGACTACAATTACTCTAGAAAAATGGAACAGTATAACTAAAAAATTAAAGGAAAAAGCCCGTGAAGTTATAGAATTTAACACAATATGTTTAGCAACAAAAGAAAGACAAGATGCATGTGCTAAACTTGCTAAAAAAGCAGATATTATGATTGTTATTGGAGGGTATCACAGCTCTAATACACAAAAGTTATATAATATAAGCAAAAAATATTGTAAAAATACTATTCATATTGAAACTGCTGAAAACCTGCCCTTAAATATATTTAATAAGGATGATATAATAGGGGTAACAGCTGGTGCTTCAACGCCAGAATGGATTATAAACGATGTGATAAATAAGTTAAAAGAAAAGGTGGGAAATTAA